From the Hylaeus volcanicus isolate JK05 chromosome 4, UHH_iyHylVolc1.0_haploid, whole genome shotgun sequence genome, one window contains:
- the LOC128875767 gene encoding ras-related protein Rap-2c — protein MREFKVVVLGSGGVGKSALTVQFVSGCFMEKYDPTIEDFYRKEIEVDNSPCVLEILDTAGTEQFASMRDLYIKNGQGFVVVYSLTNHQTFQDIKAMKELITRVKGTERVPVLLVANKLDLDHQREVETAEGNNLAQLWGCPFVEASAKNRTNVNDVFAEIVREMNFSPEKEKKSYCCCSVL, from the coding sequence ATGCGCGAGTTCAAGGTAGTCGTCCTCGGCTCGGGCGGGGTAGGCAAGAGTGCACTCACCGTGCAATTCGTTTCGGGATGTTTCATGGAGAAGTACGATCCGACGATCGAGGACTTCTATCGGAAGGAGATCGAGGTGGACAACTCGCCGTGCGTACTCGAGATCCTCGACACCGCTGGCACCGAACAGTTCGCGAGTATGCGCGATCTTTACATAAAGAACGGGCAAGGCTTCGTTGTCGTTTACAGCCTGACGAATCATCAGACCTTCCAGGACATCAAGGCGATGAAGGAATTGATAACGCGCGTAAAAGGCACGGAAAGGGTGCCCGTGTTGCTGGTAGCGAACAAGCTCGACCTGGACCATCAACGCGAGGTGGAGACCGCGGAGGGTAACAATTTGGCACAGCTCTGGGGATGCCCCTTCGTCGAGGCGTCCGCGAAGAACCGCACAAACGTCAACGACGTGTTCGCGGAGATCGTACGCGAAATGAACTTCAGCCCcgagaaagagaagaagagcTACTGCTGTTGCAGCGTCCtctaa